Part of the Triticum aestivum cultivar Chinese Spring chromosome 4D, IWGSC CS RefSeq v2.1, whole genome shotgun sequence genome is shown below.
AGAATACTTACTTTTGGCGTACTTATCCTATGGTGTCTATTCCAAATTTTAGGAGTGAATATGGGCTGTGGACTGCTTTTCTTGCACTTGCAGTGCATTTGTTCTTACCCTTTCCAGGTAGAGTAACAACGAAGATCCATACATCCTGCTTAAAATCAAGTATGATATTTGACAAGAGATGGAACAGATATATGTTACTTATGCACGTGTGTCTGTCTATTGCAGATGAGCTAGAGCTTCCACTGTCAACGATGCTGGCGGTCAGCATTGCTCCTTACCAGGTGATGAATGTGAGGTATGTAACATTCTCACCAGTTTGAAAGACATTGGCTGTACTGCTGCATATGTCTTTGATAATTCAACCACTTGGTCAATTGTCTGCTAGATGAAAAGTGTCTAAAAAGAAAGGAAATTAACCTGTAGAAGAACTTTTAAGCTGAGAATTCATCGCCTAGCTTAGCCAGTGCGACGTGAAAAAGGTATAAGAGGATCTAGCTTAATCCATGTGTATGGTAGCAGATCATATACTTTGCTTTTTTCAACTTTCTAAATTACAGTTTCACCCCTAGCCACATTTGCGGGTAAAACATTGTAGTTTGCGCAAGCAGCAGATCTAGAGAATCTTTTGTAGGGCGTGAGTTACTTGATAGACATCTAATAAAAAGAGGCATTTTCTTTCAGATTGATACAGAATATACCAGTGCTATTGGGTGCTCTTTGGTACTACAATTGCCCCACCCACTCTACAAAACCTTGAGTGTATACGGTCTTTTGTTCTTCACTATTACATTATTAAGGCTGCTAATTTGTGATATGTACAGATGAAAACACATAATGCGACATAATTGATTCATCTCAAGATCCAATGTTCCCTGCTCTTTTGTGTGAACTCCAGCTAGAAAATTTAGCTGGGGTATTTTTTGCCACTTATTATTTGTTACAAAGAGTTGGGTGTTTCTAGACACAAAATATTTTGTTTACTGGTTTGTACCAATGGGTTAGTTCCATCTCAAGTTAAATTAGTCAGTGTTGATAAAAAATGAAATTTGGCCATAGGTTGATCGATCATTGATGGTACAGATGTGAAAAGCAACAATTTTATATCCCACTGTGTTGGACCCAAATACCTTCTGGAAAAAAATTATGAAGGGTGGGATACTAGACCGCCATGTAATTTCAGTTATATCTTTATAAAATAGGTGGAATTTTAGGTATGGTCTGCTATCCCCCCCAACCCCCTCCCTAATTTGGTTCTATTTGTTTTTAAGGTACCTATTTATTTTGAGTTTCTCTATGTCAAACACAGAGGTTGAATGTATGGATGTTTTTTTTTGACGTGAGGTTGAATGTATGGCTTAGCACTACATGTGGCTTGTTCTGCTCAAGTTATTTCAGATACATGCCTCAGTTAATCCTTTGCAGGATCTTGAGGAGCTCTTCCGTGTTGTAGTGCTTTGAAGGTGAAGCACGTTCCTTGGATTTTGCTCTGTTATTGTTGTAAGAAGTAGTATCTTTGTGCTTTTAGCATTGAGAATATTCAAGGAACTACCTACTACGACATCATTTTCTAGGAAAATTAGGTCATAACAAGAGACGATGAATCCGTTATTTTCCTTGTTGTGGGTAGGGTCGAATTTTGTATGATTTTGATTGACCAAGCTTGCTTGCTGCTTGCTTGTCAGTCAGGCTATGTTGGTGGATTTTAGAGAGAACTTGTCTTCGAACAATACTATCCAGAAGCAGCAAGGGAAAGACAACCATTGCATTACTACACTTAGATAATTTTGACTTGTTAGCTACACCCTTTGGATGGTGCTACTTGTAGAAAATTATAGACAATCAACCCTTCAAAATTTACCGGACACATCATCCTGGAGTACAAGATATTTTTATAACTATGCCTACAGCTCATGATCTCTATGCCTAAATTTATTATTTGGTGGCATTGTGAGGATATTTTCCACGGTGACCAATATCCATTAAGCTATAAGAGATTTGATTGAGAACATGGAGATACATTTTCTCTTACACATAATAATaagaatgtatgtcgactattttATGGGTCGAGCGCTTTTGGCAGAGGGCTTGTTAGAGCAAAGAGTTGACCGTGTGTTTGTAGTTGACGGGGAGACAACTGGCAAGCTTGGAACACAAACAATGATGATGAATGACGTGCAAATTTATTGTCCCGTGGCAACGGACGGGCACTAAGCtagttatttagtaacactaatatttcttgaataagtagtttgaccatagtttgactatagtttgaccatagtttgaccatatttgaccaaaattcaaaaaaaactgaaataattatttagtaacactaatatttcttgaataattagtttgaccattgtttgaccacagtttgaccagatttgaccaaaattgaaaaaaactgaaataattatttagtaacactaatattcttgaataattatttagtaacactaatacttcttgaataagtagtttgaccatagtttgaccagatttaacaaaaattcaaaaaaaacagaaatttgagcataactttttttccttttagaatttgaggattctaaaaatttgcaaacaggccgtaggccgtcaaaattggatgcggattttcgtgctgaacattttaatatattatactttttttctgacatcgtatgcaaaagttataaccgttttatattttccctacactttttgcaaaacatgtccaaatttaagtttttaaattttacTAACTAGtgcatgtagtaacataactacatctggaaggattttaatttttgaagtttttatcattttcttttgctttttacaaaactgaaaaggcgatggggggtagagtttgaaaatgggacctttagtacctgttcgtgccatgaaccggtactaatgcctcaaaccccattagtaccggttggtggctcgaaccgggactaaaggtctaacctttagtaccggttggtgccatgaaccggtactaatgggcatcgcaccctttagtcccggttcgtggcaccaaccgggactaaaggtctcatttgaaccgggactaatgcctgtacggtgccctagccgctcgaaccgggactaatgctcacattagtcccggttcgtaatgcaaccgggattaatgctcttttctggccgaaccaaagccctgttttctactagtgtttgtggGGATTTCAACGAAGTTCTCTCCCAAGATGAGCATGTTGGCCCTCGTGACCGGTCTGAGCAACAGATTGCTGCTTTCCGTGATTGCTTGCGGGACTGTGAGATGAGGGACTTGGGCTACTCGGGTCCCAAATTTACTTGGTGCAACCGTCAGGATCCAAGTGGCTATGTGAAAGTCCGTCTTGACAGGGCTGTGGTGAACACTGATTTTACTGATTGTTTTGATGGATGTCATGTTGAAAACATTATTGCCACATCATCTGATCATTATGCTATTCGAATTGGTCTATCTAGCTTTGTGAGAGAGTGTGAACAACGTCCGGTGCAACAGGGTTTCAAGTTTGAGGCCATGTGGTTGCGCGCCACTGATTATAAGGACACTATGGAGCAAGCTTGGGCCGTTGACAGATCTAGCGAACTATCTCTCCAATCCACATGGGATAATTTGCAGAACGTGGCTGCTTCCTTGAAGACTTGGAGCCGTGACAGTTTTGGTTCTGTTTGAAAGCAAATTTCAAAGTTGGAAAGACGATTGTTGTCTATTAGGACTGCTCCAGCCTCGGATGCATCAATCGTTGAGGAACGTAATCTTGAGAAAAATTTATGTGAGCTATTTGAACGGGAAGAGATCATGGAGCGTCAACGATCCCGGATTGACTGGCTTAAAGAGGAGGACCGGAACACCAGTTTTTTCCAAGCACGCGCCAAAGCTCGAAGACGTACCAATAGAATCCAATGCCTTCAGAGGGATGGTGGTTCATTTTGTGAGACTCAAGGTGATATTAAAGGTATGGTGCAAAAATTTTATGATGAGCTTTTTTCTTCTCAACCTTGTGATACTGCTACGGTTCTTGATGCTATTCCTCAAAAAGTTTCTTCAGAAATGAATGATGACTTGTGTAAACCTTACTCTAATGAGGAGATCAAGACTGCTTTATTTCAGATGGGGCCTACAAAAGCACCGGGTCCGGATGGTTTTCCGGCATTATTTTATCAGACCCATTGGAATTTTCTGGAAAAGGAAATATGTCAAGCTGTAAGGGATTTCCTGGATGGAAAACCTATCCGTAATGGTTTCTGTGATTCGGTGATTGTGCTCATTCCAAAGGTGGCAAGACCGAAGCAACTAAAGAATTTCAGACCTATAAGCCTTTGTAATGTTTTGTACAAAATTGCCTCTAAGGTGCTTGCTAACCGATTGAAGTTGCTCCTGCCTGTTGTTATTTCTGATTTTCAGAGTGCCTTTGTTCCTGGGCGTTTGATTACAGACAACACTCTTATTGCATATGAGTGCCTGCACACTATTCGTAAACAACGAGCTAAGCAACCATTCTTTGCcatgaagattgatatgatgaaggcctatgaccgTGTTGAATGGGACTATCTTCATGGCTGTCTCTCCAAGCTTGGTTTTGGTCCGAGATGGATTGCTTCTGTTATGAGATGTGTCACTAATGTTCGCTATGCTGTCAGGGTTAATGGAGAACTTACTGATCCAGTTGTACCCTCTAGAGGTATCCGACAAGGTGACCCAATCAGTCATTATTTGTTCCTCTTGTGTACTGAAGGTTTGTCAAGTCTGTTGTTTCAGAAGGAGAATTGTGGCGAGCTACATGGTATTAAGAATGGCCGACTAGGCCCACCTATCTCACATCTTGTTTTTGCCGATGACAGTATTTTCTTTGCACGGAGTGATACACGTAGTGTGGCAGCTTTGGAGTCCACTTTGAATCTTTACTGTCAGGGTTCTGGGCAGTTGGTCAATAAGGATAAATCTTCTTTGTTCTTTGGGAAGCATTGTCCAAAGCATGTCAAACAGCGAGTTAAAAAATTGTTGGGGATCTCCAATGAAGCTTTAAATGACTACTATCTTGGTATGCCTACAGAGGTAGGAAAATCTCCAACTAATTCTTTCAAGTTTTTGCTTCATCGTGCTTGGGCTAGTATCTTTGCATGGTATGAATGACCTATTTCTAGAGCGGGAAAAGAAGCTTTACTAAAGTCCATTATTCAAGCTATTACTACATATATTATGAGCTGCTTTCAGTTGCCCGTTGATACTTGCGAGAAGTTTCGTCAGATTATTGCTGATGAGTGGTGGGGCCGTGAAGATGGGAAAAGGAAATTGCATTGGCGCTCTTGGGAGTGGCTTACTACACCTAAGGCGCTTGGTGGTACGGGCTTCCGTGACATGGCCCTTTTCAATCTTGTTATGCTTGCCAAACAAGGATGGAGGTTGTTGACGGACCCATCTTCACTATGTGCTCGTGTTTTGAAATGCCGATATTTTCCAACATCCAATTTCTGGAACGCAATGGCACCAAGGTCTGCATTTGCTACCTGGCGAGCCATTTTGGCCGGTCGAGAAATTTTGCAAATGGGTGTCCAGTGGGGCATTGGTAATGGTGAAGATGTTTGTATTTTAACGGATCACTGGATTCCTTTATTTCCACCGCATCGTCTTCACCCACTTCTGCCTATACCTGCTACTGCCAAGGTAAAATGTCTGATTGATGAGGAGGCTGGTTCTTGGAATGAAGATTCAGTTCGGGCTTTCTTCCGTGATGACGTGGCTGCAGAAATTCTTCGCATTCCTATTAGCAGACATGGTGGTATGGACTTTTTAAGATGGCCTTTTACTAAGTATGGTGAATACACGGTACGATCAGCATATAATATGGCACGGTCGGCTCGTTTTCTTCGAACTTGCAGCAAAAGTGGCTTTGGTCTATCCTCGAATTTAGCTGTTGAGGAGAAGAATTGGAAGGCCATTTGGTCTATAAAAGCTCCCAATAAAATGAAAGTTGTCCTATGGCGTTTTGCTCAAGATTGTCTTCCACCAGGAGCACAATTACAACGACGACATATCCCCGATGCTGCGTGTTGCTGTTTCTGTGGTCGTCTGGAGAGTGTGGTGCATGCATTTCTATTCTGTCCGCGTGCAAGAGCCGTATGGGATGCGATCAAGGAGTGGGCACATATCCAACTATGTCGTTCTACTTTCATAAATACTAAGCAGTGGCTATTTGAATTCCTTGACAGATCTTCGGACAAGGAAATCACAATACTGGTTGTGTCCTTTTGGTATATTTGGGAAGCACGTAATGACGCGCGACACTCACCGGAAATTCCAAATTCTCGTCATACAATGGAGAAAATCCATGCTTACACTAACCTGATATTGCAGCACCTTTTCAATCATGTACCTGTGATCAGGCGTGAGTCTTCCTCATCCAACACTATGTGGACTCCGCCGCCGCCAGGTGTGATTGTCATCAATTCAGATGCTGCAATTTTTTCAGAGATTAATATGTCAGGGGCTAGTGTGGTGGCCCTGAACCATGAAGGAGCATGTATGGTAGCATGTATTGAACCTATCCATGGGGCATTGGAGGCTTTGGCTTTACGAAGAGCTGTATATCTGGCCCGAGAAGAGCAATTCTCCAAAGTGATATTTGCCTCAGATTGCCAGTCACTGGTTACTAGGATTAATTCAAGTATCTCTGACCGTTCCTCCATTGGTACTGTGGTCAACGATATAAAGTTTGCTTCAAGGAGCTTTGTGTCTGTGGTGTTCAAGCATGTTCGTCGGCAAGTAAATATAGCCGCTCATCTATTAGCTAAGTCTTGTAAAAATTTGTCTAGTGTTGttgttttccattctacttcgGAGTGTATCCGGAGACCCTTTGTAACTTTGTCTAAGTGTTTAATAAAGCTGACGTTCTATCCAAAAAAAAAGTTGTCACAGCTCTTATGTGAAGTAACTGCCAGTGATTCTCATCCTTTGCACATTGTTGTAGCGCGGCCAATTGGTAACGTAGCAACGCGCCGGCATTGTCCTAGTAATGTTAGCATCCGGGGCGTTTTGGCTTTTGGCATCGTCGGCGTTGGATCCGAGCCGGCGGAGCGCCATTGAATAATCACACTGGATGTAGGCGTGCCAACGGCACCCTTCGTCAGCGGCTGACACAAGAGCCACGCCCAAAGACTTGACCAGGTTATTTTTTGACTCTAAATTGTTTTTCAGGTACAAACAAATCTTGCAAATTTTGCCATTTGTTTGTGCGGCGAGCGACCCAATTTTATTTGTACTTCTCCTTTGTCTGTGCGGCTAACTATAATAACGCATGGATGACAGTCATCGTGGTGTGTTAGCAATCAATCTTATTATCGACCCACCAAGGAAAGCAGAGCGTGGTCACCGTCGACCAACCGATCGGCATGGCTGCTGGGGGCGGCGAGCCGGTGCTGCAGTCCAAGACCAAGAGCGTGTGCGTGGTGGGGGGCGGCGTGGCCGGCCTGGCGGCGGCGCGCGAGCTGCGGCGGGAGGGCCACGCCGTCACCGTCATGGAGCAGAGCGCCGACGTCGGCGGGCAGTGGCTGTACGACCCGCGGACCGACGCTGAGGACCCGCTCGGCGCCGCGGCGCCGGTGCGCGTGCCCAGCAGCATCTACGCCTGCCTCCGCCTCATCAGCCCGCGCGAGGCCATGGGCTTCTCCGACTTCCAGTTTTTCCCCACGGACGGGGAGGGCCGCGACCCGCGCCGCTTTCCAGTCCACCGCGAGCTGCACTGCTACCTCAAAGACTTCTGCGACGCCTTCGGGCTCATGGACGCCGTCAGGCTCAACACCCGGGTGCTGCGCGTCGCCCTCACGCCGACGTCGACGACGGCGACGCGTCAGTGGACGGTGAGGTCCGCGCGGCTCCTCGGCACCACCGAGGATGATGATGATgcccgggaggaggaggaggaagaggtgttcgACGCCGTGGTGGTGGCCACGGGCCACTACTCGCAGCCGATGCTCCCGAGCGACATCGAGGGCATGGGGGAGTGGACGCGCGGGCAGCTGCACAGCCACTCGTACCGGACGCCGGAGCCGTTCCGCGgcgaggcggtggtggtggtcgggtgcgcggagagcggcAAGGACATCGCGCTGGACCTCTGCCGCGTCGCCAGGGAGGTGCACCTCGCCGCGAGCTCCAAGGCCACGCCCGCCACGCCGGCCATGTCGAGGATGCTGGCCAACCACGGCGACGTGCTGCGCCTGCACACACGGATCCGCCGGCTGCACGCGGACGGGCGCGTGGAGTTCGCGGACGGCTCCTCCGTCGCGGCGGACACGGTCATCTACTGCACGGGGTACACCTACTCGTTCCCGTTCCTGGACACGGGCGGCGCGGTCACCATTGAAGACGACGGCTACGTGGTCGGCCCGCTGTTCGAGCACGTGTTCCCgccgtccctcgcgccgtcgctgTCCTTCGTGGGCGTGGCGAGGAAGGTCCTCATCCCGTGGTTCTTCGAGCTGCAGGCGCGGTGGGTGGCGCAGGTGCTGTCGGGCCGCCGCGcgctgccggcggaggaggagaTGCTGCGGTCCGTGGAGGAGCACCTCCGCGCGAGGGAGGCCGCCGGCGTGCCGAGGAAGCACACGCACAACATCGCCGGCATCGAACCTGAGAAGATGTACGAGTTCGGGGAGAGGTACTCGGACTTGGCGCCGCTGGAGGAGTGGAAGAAGGAGCTGCTCATGTCCAGCATCGCGAGCATGATGGCCGACGTGGAGACCTTCCGCGACCGCGCCGACGACAGCGAGAGCGTGCGGAAGGGCGTGCAGGGATGGCGCGGCCTGGCTGCTCATGCTCAAGCAAAATCTATGATTGCTGCCGTTgacgttgaaggtgatggcgcaggCCATGGTCGCGTAAGCTCCTCCTCAACTGATTAAGAGTAGACCACGCGCCATGCATGGCCAGGCAGCTCGCTCTCAACTGAACTAAACTGCGCAAAcagtctcagtcgatgctatatccCTGAGATGTTACATTGAGATTTGTAccttttttttttcagtttttttctcTCTCTTGCATTTTATGTCACTTGATcgagacttggttaaatctcaaTCGACTGAGACCTAACCACACCCCTCTGCGCAAAAGGTTTTGTGGGCAGATTTcatttcatttttatttatttttatgggGAAGATTAAGTTTCATTCCTCGAGCTTCAATAAGGcatcctttggtttggaggaattttagaaaaaaaaaagtcctttagagccctttggttcatatgaatggaatTCTATTTTTATGGAGGAATTCTTTCTATTCTCCAAATTTCACAggaaaaataaacattagcctaggcTGGATGGGAAATATCTTATTACTTGAACCAAAGAGCATCTCCTTTTCTATTCCTATTCATAGGATTTGAGTGACTTTCTTAGTCCTATGAATTTTCTATTCCTATTCATAGGATTTGAGTGACTTTATTAGTCCTATGaatttcctaccctatgaaccaaagagACCTAAAATGTTGCCACAAAGAGGCTATGCTTtcgcggggcggggggggggggggggggagagactGTGTCATTGCGGCATTGTGCTATTTATTGAATTCAAGTATGATCCTGAAAAtgcaaaaatagaagaaaaaacatAGAATGATAAGCCCTCTTGAATCTTATAAGATTTAAAAACTTCAAGCAATTAGTTCAAAGAGTGTTTGATGTCACCGAAAAACCAAGCAGTTGATATAGGAGGCATGGGTGGATGAAAGTTTCCCTTCAGAGTAGGGATGCAATCTTTAGAAAAAAAATTCAACTCCACGAATGAAATACGTCATGTAAAAGAAAAGTTCTTAAAGATCCAAATCCTTCCATATTCCCATGAAAGGAGCTCCCATCCAAACAGGGCGAGGGATTAGGGATTTACGCATGAACTTTTTTTAGTTGATTTACGCATTATCTGGATGCCAGGAATACAACACTGTAAGATTTGTAAACTACTCACTGATGATGGAAATATTTGCAGAGAAACAAGTTCTACTTGGGATCAAAACATATGTGTCATATCAAATGCAAAGTGAGGATTCACACTTTTGTGTCGGTCATATAATGGTGAAACGGCAATCTTTAACTGCAAAACTCTCAACCAAGGCTTTCGCGAAAATGACTTGGTCACTCCTACACACCAATAATTAGAAATATGTTCCACATCATGCGAAAGAAGCACACCACCAGCCAACTGTGATGGTAGTGTCATCAACATTTGTCTTTGGAATTTTATGACTCCCCCACCCCGGCAGTAAGTTTtagtatatactccctctgtaaagaaagtgatctaaatgctcttatatttatttacagagggagtaatatattaaaGAGGAATTAAAAAGACTGTGAAGATGTTGCATTTATCATCATGGTACTTTTGTAGTCTACCTTTCACAAGAGCTATTTCGATTCTAGAGAAATGCAAGCAATCATATTTGACTCCCGCCGCCTGCTAGGCTCACTATACCAGGTTAAGTTCCTCCAAAGTATTTTCATCATCGGTATCAGCAGAGTAATATATTAAAGAGGGATTGAAAAGACTGTGAAGATGTTGTGTTTATCAAGATGATGAATCTGTTAAGAACTTGTTGTGTGGCTATCCTTAAACTTTTTTATTTATGGTGTTTGTACCAATGGTGTCAAAATTATATACTGGTAGGAGTGTTCCAAAAATGTTTGGTAAAAGGATGCCTATTCGTCATGCTAAATTAAGGGCTCGGTGTCTTGGTCGGGATAGCGACTTTGTGTTGGTCATCGTGTttatgtagaaatgatatggtattaGACAAGAGACATATCTCTCTTCCATGGAAGGTTATATTCTTATGAACAATACATTAACTCTGCACTTGTCTATGGTTTTACTGGTTGGCCGGTGTATGCGCAACTTAAGAAGGTGACCACATATACGTGTCTACCTACAATGGACTAATATCTAGGCATTGCAAGCGGGCCTCCTCCACCATggtgttttctctctctctcttgtgccaGGCTATTTTTCTAGCGTTCTTGTAATAGTTGCGTGCACCATAAAAGTAGATGTTGGTGATTAACTCATATATCATTGTTAGAAAGCTTTTCATTTTCACAAGGCTTAGCCTCAGTTTTTGCACATGTTAGCCATGCATGTACGTTGATTCCGAGAGGCCCTTAGGACTTTCTAATGAAGTAATTGTttccaacaacaacaacagtagTGATATACACTATTAGGTCAACTTGAAAATGCTACATTATACCCTCTTAACTTGGAAAATGTGATTATGTTTCGTCCAAAGTAGGTGACAATAGAGAAAATATGCTAATAGGTGATAGCGTGGCTACAGAAAGTTTTTTGGGTGAAGTGGGCAGGGATGGGGTGTTGTGcaaaatagcaccatgattttGCATCTTGCCCCCTAATAGTTTTTTAGGGCCACACTATAGGTTAATACACCCGTACCCTACCCCAACATCATAGTAACACTCAAATCCATAGCTTTTCTCCACATTAAGTGCCTTATACCCCCGCCAAATAAAGTGCAAATACGAAAACCAAAGCAAAAAAATCATGTATTTTTCTGGTAGAACACCAATGAAAATATAATACGTGCGGAAGTTTCCACCATTTTTCTTTTATATAGCCAACTCTATAGACCAACCTAGATACTTTGACCAACCTTACTAGCAAAagggcctgtgcgttgcaacgggaaaaaaattcataattttcaATGGCCATGACCACATTTTAATGCATCACCGAGATACATTATCACTTTCAATTTCGTGAAataatgaacaatttttaaaatcatgataatgtttttaaactcatgaacatatttgaaatcgtgaatatttttcaaattcatgaacactttacAAATTTTccaacattttctaaaatcaaagACATATTTTGAATTCATGAAAGTTTTACACTATTTGCAAATATTCTTTTTACAATATGAACATATTTTAAAGAATTTTCTTGAATcggcgaacatttctagaatcaACGAACATTTTTCGGAAACTAGTGGAGCAATTTTTTTAAGTTCACACGCATTTTTTGATTtaatgaacatttttcgaaatgcatgatcattttttgaatgaGCAAATATTTTATGAGTGactaaacta
Proteins encoded:
- the LOC123099251 gene encoding flavin-containing monooxygenase FMO GS-OX-like 8, with protein sequence MAAGGGEPVLQSKTKSVCVVGGGVAGLAAARELRREGHAVTVMEQSADVGGQWLYDPRTDAEDPLGAAAPVRVPSSIYACLRLISPREAMGFSDFQFFPTDGEGRDPRRFPVHRELHCYLKDFCDAFGLMDAVRLNTRVLRVALTPTSTTATRQWTVRSARLLGTTEDDDDAREEEEEEVFDAVVVATGHYSQPMLPSDIEGMGEWTRGQLHSHSYRTPEPFRGEAVVVVGCAESGKDIALDLCRVAREVHLAASSKATPATPAMSRMLANHGDVLRLHTRIRRLHADGRVEFADGSSVAADTVIYCTGYTYSFPFLDTGGAVTIEDDGYVVGPLFEHVFPPSLAPSLSFVGVARKVLIPWFFELQARWVAQVLSGRRALPAEEEMLRSVEEHLRAREAAGVPRKHTHNIAGIEPEKMYEFGERYSDLAPLEEWKKELLMSSIASMMADVETFRDRADDSESVRKGVQGWRGLAAHAQAKSMIAAVDVEGDGAGHGRVSSSSTD